TATCCCACGCAAGATACTTTCCTCTCTAGATATTATAGCCCAAGGTGCGGTTGCAGCCCCAGATTGCATTATCGCCTGAGAAAACAGATTTCTTGATAATGGAGATAACAAATGAAGCGATACAGAAACGGCACCAGCCGATTCTCCAAACAATGTTATGTTATGAGGGTTACCTCCAAAGTATCCAATATTATCTTTCACCCATTGCAATGCCATCAACTGATCGAATAAACCAGCATTTCCAGGAACATCGGGGGTGTCAAAGAATAAAAATCCGAGTGATGCAACTCGATATTGCATTGACACGTAGACAATTTTTTCTTCAGACACAAGAATTTTAGGATCATAAACATCTAAAGTAGCTGTCCCCGAATAAAAGCCGCCGCCGAAGACCCAAAGCATTACGGCTGCGTTCTTCGGCCGCGGACGCGGAGtgactatattaatataaaggcAGTCTTCCTGCATGTCCGTGTTGGGATTCCACATCATGGCGCCGGGGAAATCACCGAACACCGTATCTATTATTTGGACGCATGAATGTGGCAGTGTTGTCGTATTCAGTATTTCCTCGCCCCAACTTTCAGCAGGCCTAGGGTGCCTGAACCTTAGGTCACCGACGGGTTTCTGGGCATACGGTATGCCGAACCACGCGTCGACTTTCTTTCCAGTGGCAGCAGTCAGTGTTATTCCCCTTACCCGTCCTTTTCTGGTGCGAACGACCAGGGGATCTTCTTCCTCCTGCTCCAAAACGGGTTCATCAGCCATGAGTTCTTCGGCCCGCTCATGGTTTGAGTAGAACCTCTCGTCATACTTGGCTCTCTTGGATGAGGTTTCCGCGTCACTGGCGCGCTTAGACGATGTCTCGTGATCCTGAATCCGCGGGAGGATGGTGTCGAGCTCGGGGTTGTAGCGGACGGCCTCGCCGTGACCACGGTAGGGCTGTGCTGGCGCAGGTACCGCGGGGAAGTGGAGGGGGTGTTCGGGCGCGTGGTGCCTGGCTCGGTGCTCGTGCGGGCCGGCCAGCGCACGCGCCGCCAGCGCCGTCAGCGCCGCCAACACCACGCGCATACCGCTGCTACACCTCCTGCCTCACTCACCACCTACAAATACAACAACAGTCCTTTCATTCATTGGTACTTCTAAAAAGCATTGTTCAAAgcgaataatttgaataaagtgtcaacaagaaaacatatttgattTCGAGACAAAATCTCGAAACGGACATGTCATCAGATACAAAACCAGAACTTCAAATTATAAAGCGTTGAATAGCACTACACTGCATTAGTCACTGCCGTAAACGACATGCTAAGTCAAATACAACAGAGCGTGCTCATTGCTTTAATGAGTggaaatagacaaagcatcgACCCATATGCAGAAACATACTCAAATATAAGGGAAAAAAGTGtcgaaaacattaaaatattgctaATTTAAGAACAACACTATTTTACAACAATCTTTCTACCTTTTGAGGTTAATATCTGACAGTTCTACATTCAAACAATACCAATCAAACTTTAACCACCACAATTATACCACCAGCACACATCAaatacaaatttcaataaaaaatccaaatcaaaTAATGTAAATTCGATCTCTAATAAACTTAactaatcaatttatattttttaccgtctatcatcatcagccctgtattatacctatactgtccaactgttgggtacgggcctcctctactactcagagagattaggccctagtccactacgctggcctagtgcggtttggtagactttacacaccctcaaagttcctatagagaacttctcaggtatgcaggtttccccacaatgtcttctttcaccgttaaagcaagcgataattcacaaagaatacacacataaatttagaaaagtcaggggtgtgtgcccttgggtttttaacctgcggacattcgtttcggcactCCGTTCCACAACAATTAGACTATCCCCGCTACCGTTTATGcaggtaataaattataatttacaataaaacaactcATCTCATTGTTGTTTCAACGACAGTATATTTAACGAGCTTAACAGAACCGCTGCtggaatgaaatattttgtctgCCACAGAATCCATTAAGTTGTCAGACCGACCCCCCGGGGACTCCGCGGATTTCTCTGAAAAATGCAGCGCTATTCTCCGTGCATCCCAGGAGACTTGAAATGAACGGATAAagttaagtaatattaaataaattctgttATGTCTTCTGGGTGTGTTTTTGTTTACTGTATAAATGCAGCATTCATGGCGCAAGATGCGGTGAGGCAGTTGTAGCCTGAAGAAATAAGGGCTCTGGCTTTGATCAAGAGTGATTTGTGATCGGCAGATTTCTGAGCCAAAAGTCATAGCCTGTCCTACTAGTGCAAGTTGGCTTCTTTATTTGGTCTTCATTAATTTTACTCCAAATATAAacgtctttagttatataaataacttaattataaaattaatctaatGTTTCTTGACTTATCATACGTGCAACTATGATCGCTCACCtgataattaaagtattttattttaatatttatttataggtaccTCTACCTATCCAAGACAAGTGGGTACAAAACCAATAATTCCTCCACGCTCCCAAAATTGGTACAAAACAAACAGAAAGCACTTCGGCTATCTGGAATTAAATCTTTGTAGTTTTTGTGTATCAACAAATAACCAACGGCGAGCAATAACTGAGAGTGTTTGCGATGGTACCGTCAACACAAACAACCGAACCGGTTCAAATATATATAGGTTTAAGCTATCAAATAACGTCAGACAAATTGAAAagattttaacaattaaaagtGATATTTGCATTCGATATTTTACTCCATTATAAATGTTTGGTGGGAATGAAAACTAGGATTCCTATATATTGGTGAAGTAA
The sequence above is drawn from the Manduca sexta isolate Smith_Timp_Sample1 chromosome 28, JHU_Msex_v1.0, whole genome shotgun sequence genome and encodes:
- the LOC115448805 gene encoding acetylcholinesterase, whose product is MRVVLAALTALAARALAGPHEHRARHHAPEHPLHFPAVPAPAQPYRGHGEAVRYNPELDTILPRIQDHETSSKRASDAETSSKRAKYDERFYSNHERAEELMADEPVLEQEEEDPLVVRTRKGRVRGITLTAATGKKVDAWFGIPYAQKPVGDLRFRHPRPAESWGEEILNTTTLPHSCVQIIDTVFGDFPGAMMWNPNTDMQEDCLYINIVTPRPRPKNAAVMLWVFGGGFYSGTATLDVYDPKILVSEEKIVYVSMQYRVASLGFLFFDTPDVPGNAGLFDQLMALQWVKDNIGYFGGNPHNITLFGESAGAVSVSLHLLSPLSRNLFSQAIMQSGAATAPWAIISREESILRGIRLAEAVHCPHSRTDMGPMIECLRKKSADELVNNEWGTLGICEFPFVPIIDGSFLDEMPIRSLAHQNFKKTNILMGSNTEEGYYFILYYLTELFPKEENVGITREQYLQAVRELNPYVNDVARQAIVFEYTDWLNPEDPVKNRNALDKMVGDYHFTCGVNEFAHRYAETGNNVYTYYYKHRSKNNPWPSWTGVMHADEINYVFGEPLNPGKNYSPEEIEFSRRLMRYWANFARSGNPSQNPKGEMTKIHWPVHTAFGREYLSLAVNSSAVGHGLRVKQCAFWQKYLPQLMAATSKPEPPRNCTSAASSVWLSRESLSLSVITIAGFLHTVLFKYII